A window from Candidatus Baltobacteraceae bacterium encodes these proteins:
- a CDS encoding zf-HC2 domain-containing protein, with protein MRCSSCEPLLDRYFEGTLKPPVMRAISAHLRSCPHCTALLDEVNVIDALLATTRATEPAPNFTFAIMAEVRSMPAPRKRHHPAPRLVALYIALAWAAAIVWFIASGASPRAMGMASMHAVARLGSIFTSFAAGGAHALGHSTAALAAIGIVVLALDIAVAVGLARFALRESRS; from the coding sequence CTGCTCGACCGCTACTTCGAGGGCACGCTCAAACCACCGGTGATGCGGGCGATCTCCGCCCACTTGCGCAGCTGCCCTCACTGCACGGCGCTCTTAGATGAAGTCAACGTGATCGACGCGCTGCTCGCGACCACGCGCGCCACCGAACCGGCGCCGAACTTCACGTTTGCCATTATGGCCGAAGTGCGCTCGATGCCGGCGCCGCGCAAACGGCACCACCCCGCGCCGCGACTCGTCGCGCTCTACATCGCGCTCGCCTGGGCGGCGGCCATCGTTTGGTTCATCGCGTCCGGCGCGAGCCCGCGCGCGATGGGGATGGCGTCAATGCACGCGGTCGCACGGCTCGGCTCGATCTTTACGTCGTTCGCCGCCGGCGGCGCGCACGCGCTCGGCCATTCAACGGCGGCGCTTGCCGCCATCGGCATCGTCGTGCTCGCGCTCGATATCGCCGTTGCGGTTGGGCTCGCGCGCTTTGCTCTTCGGGAGAGTCGTTCATGA